From the Clostridium putrefaciens genome, one window contains:
- a CDS encoding single-stranded DNA-binding protein, giving the protein MNKILLVGRLVKDPEIKVLQAGERKVAKFILAVNRNYKNSDGENKADFVPVSVWGKRAEIIMKYLQKGSFVSISGRLNTGSYEDKEGNKRYTYEVVAEDFHFVDNRKKDEVAQ; this is encoded by the coding sequence ATGAATAAGATTTTATTAGTTGGAAGGCTCGTAAAGGATCCTGAAATTAAAGTTTTACAAGCAGGAGAGAGGAAGGTTGCAAAGTTTATTTTAGCTGTTAATAGAAATTATAAAAATTCAGATGGAGAAAATAAGGCGGATTTTGTTCCTGTTTCTGTATGGGGAAAAAGAGCAGAAATTATAATGAAGTACCTTCAAAAAGGTAGTTTTGTAAGTATCAGTGGAAGACTTAATACAGGAAGTTATGAAGATAAAGAAGGAAATAAAAGATATACCTATGAAGTTGTAGCAGAAGATTTCCATTTCGTAGACAATAGGAAGAAAGATGAAGTGGCACAGTAA
- a CDS encoding FAD-dependent oxidoreductase: MRSLEIKKDIYWVGALDPSLRVFDIIMYTPYGTTYNSYVIRGNEKVALLETVKLEFFDQYLDRLKSLDIDIHKIDYIIVDHTEPDHAGSVAKILELSPNAKIVGSAAAIKFMKKIANVPFESIVVEDGSTLSLGNKTLQFVSAPFLHWPDTIYTFVPEDKILFTCDSFGTHYCSENVFNDLIENQEHYMESLKYYFDCIMGPFKPYVLKAIDKIEKLDIDTICTGHGPILRENPNKIVELYKEWSTPKPKAEVPKVTISYVSAYGYTKSMGDKIAEGIKSKGNFEIKSYDVIQSNMDDIIKDITSSEGVLFGSPTINSELLEPIRDVLTKLNPLVHGGKVAAAFGSYGWSGEAVPNIERRLKELRMNILTPGLKVNFKPSEDELTKAFNFGEAFAEKLLEKGKVSTTPAVKKKTRLWKCVICGEIFEGDFPPEICPVCGASKDQFVEVISSTPKFKKETRERFVIIGNGASGFYAAKAIRERNPKCSIEIVSKEKSMSYFRPQLSDYITTTIDDKSFYIAKSNWYEDNNIKQTLGVYVNEIIPDSKKILLNNGTTLEYDKLILANGSYNFIPPIKVACDEFKSKIGNLVLTFENYKEVDGLFTLKELDDAINVKSYIEKSEKAVIIGGGLLGLEAAWNLKQKGLDVTVVEFSTRLLPRQLDNEGADIFKKIADKSGINLLLGDSVEEIIADMCMIPTSNHDFVKKPKIVGLRLKSGIILETDMILFSVGIRPKKHLAEKAGLASDKGVRVNDKMETNIKDIYAAGDIAELKGTIFGNWPAAIEMGKVAGANAAGDDVAFNSFVSSVIFNALNAKIFSAGSINLDDSSLEQLAFKDLDKGIYKKLFFRENILVGGVLIGNLSKSAKIIDGIKNGYDLEEVIKNNLL, from the coding sequence ATGAGATCTTTAGAAATTAAAAAAGATATTTATTGGGTTGGAGCATTAGATCCATCACTTAGAGTTTTCGACATAATAATGTACACACCCTATGGAACAACATATAATTCATATGTAATACGTGGAAATGAAAAGGTTGCCTTACTTGAGACTGTAAAGCTTGAGTTTTTTGATCAATACTTAGACAGATTAAAGTCCCTAGACATAGACATTCATAAAATAGACTACATAATAGTAGATCATACTGAACCAGATCATGCAGGTTCCGTTGCAAAAATTCTTGAACTTTCTCCCAATGCCAAAATAGTAGGTTCTGCGGCAGCCATAAAGTTCATGAAAAAAATAGCTAACGTACCTTTTGAATCCATAGTGGTAGAGGATGGGTCAACATTATCTCTTGGAAATAAAACACTACAATTTGTATCTGCACCATTTTTACATTGGCCAGATACAATCTACACCTTCGTACCTGAAGATAAAATATTATTCACTTGTGACTCCTTTGGAACACATTATTGCAGTGAAAATGTTTTTAATGATTTAATTGAAAACCAAGAACATTATATGGAATCATTAAAATATTACTTCGACTGTATAATGGGACCATTTAAGCCTTATGTGCTTAAAGCTATAGACAAAATAGAAAAATTAGATATCGATACAATTTGTACAGGTCACGGCCCTATCTTAAGAGAAAATCCTAATAAAATAGTTGAACTTTATAAAGAGTGGAGCACACCAAAGCCTAAGGCTGAAGTACCAAAGGTAACTATATCTTATGTATCCGCTTATGGTTATACTAAATCCATGGGTGATAAAATAGCAGAGGGTATAAAATCTAAGGGTAATTTTGAGATAAAGTCTTATGATGTAATCCAAAGTAACATGGATGACATTATAAAGGATATAACTAGCTCGGAGGGTGTACTTTTTGGCTCACCTACTATTAATAGTGAACTTCTTGAGCCTATACGTGATGTACTAACAAAGCTAAATCCCCTAGTTCATGGTGGAAAAGTTGCAGCTGCTTTTGGATCTTATGGTTGGAGTGGAGAAGCTGTACCTAACATAGAAAGAAGACTTAAGGAATTAAGAATGAATATTCTTACCCCAGGACTTAAGGTAAACTTTAAACCTTCAGAAGATGAACTTACAAAAGCATTTAATTTTGGTGAAGCTTTTGCAGAAAAGTTATTAGAAAAAGGAAAGGTTTCCACTACTCCTGCTGTAAAAAAGAAAACAAGACTTTGGAAATGTGTTATTTGTGGAGAAATATTTGAAGGTGACTTCCCTCCTGAGATATGTCCTGTATGTGGGGCTTCTAAGGATCAATTTGTAGAAGTAATTTCTTCAACTCCTAAATTCAAAAAGGAAACTAGAGAAAGGTTTGTTATAATCGGAAATGGAGCTTCTGGATTTTATGCTGCAAAGGCTATACGAGAAAGAAATCCAAAATGTTCTATAGAGATAGTATCTAAAGAAAAGTCTATGTCTTACTTTAGACCTCAACTTTCAGATTATATAACAACTACTATTGATGATAAAAGCTTTTATATCGCAAAAAGCAATTGGTATGAAGATAATAATATAAAACAAACTCTTGGAGTATATGTAAACGAAATAATACCTGATAGTAAGAAAATACTTTTAAATAATGGCACGACTTTAGAATATGATAAGTTAATACTAGCAAATGGTAGTTATAACTTTATACCGCCTATAAAAGTTGCTTGCGATGAATTTAAAAGTAAAATTGGAAATTTAGTTCTAACTTTTGAAAATTACAAAGAAGTAGATGGCCTCTTTACACTAAAAGAATTAGATGATGCTATAAACGTTAAATCTTATATAGAAAAATCTGAAAAAGCTGTAATAATCGGTGGGGGACTTCTAGGTCTTGAAGCTGCTTGGAATCTAAAACAAAAGGGCTTAGATGTAACTGTTGTAGAATTTAGCACAAGACTCCTTCCAAGGCAATTAGATAACGAAGGTGCTGATATCTTTAAGAAAATAGCAGATAAATCTGGAATTAACCTGTTATTAGGTGACTCAGTTGAAGAAATAATTGCAGATATGTGCATGATCCCAACTTCAAATCATGACTTTGTTAAAAAGCCTAAAATTGTAGGCTTAAGATTAAAAAGTGGGATAATCTTAGAAACTGATATGATTTTATTTTCTGTAGGAATAAGACCTAAAAAGCACCTAGCAGAGAAGGCAGGATTAGCATCTGATAAGGGTGTTAGAGTTAATGATAAGATGGAAACAAATATAAAGGATATCTATGCTGCTGGAGATATTGCAGAATTAAAAGGCACCATATTTGGCAACTGGCCTGCAGCAATTGAAATGGGTAAAGTTGCTGGTGCTAATGCCGCTGGAGATGATGTAGCATTTAATAGCTTTGTATCTTCTGTTATATTTAATGCTTTAAATGCTAAAATATTCTCTGCTGGATCAATAAATCTTGATGATAGTTCATTAGAACAGCTAGCTTTTAAAGATTTAGATAAAGGAATCTATAAAAAGTTATTCTTTAGAGAAAACATATTAGTTGGTGGTGTTCTAATTGGAAACTTATCAAAATCCGCTAAAATCATAGATGGTATAAAAAATGGTTATGACTTAGAAGAAGTAATTAAAAATAATCTTCTTTAG
- a CDS encoding COG2426 family protein: MNFSQLLKVFIFSAIPLTEQRAAIPIGIAQYGLDPVSTLIVSFLGSLVPVPFILLLFNVVFKWMKKYKFFNPLNKIIENKIQKGTGKIEKYKEIGLIIFIGIPLPTTGLWTGSAVAAVLGLDFKKSMLCAAIGGLISAIIITLITISVGSFASLFS, from the coding sequence ATGAATTTTTCACAATTACTTAAGGTCTTTATTTTCTCTGCTATACCTCTTACAGAGCAAAGAGCAGCAATACCTATAGGCATTGCTCAATATGGATTAGATCCAGTTTCTACTTTGATAGTTAGTTTTCTTGGAAGCTTAGTGCCAGTGCCTTTTATATTGCTACTTTTTAATGTTGTATTTAAGTGGATGAAAAAATACAAGTTTTTTAATCCCTTAAATAAAATAATAGAAAATAAGATACAAAAGGGTACAGGGAAGATTGAGAAGTATAAAGAAATAGGCCTTATAATATTTATAGGAATCCCTCTACCAACTACAGGACTTTGGACTGGTAGCGCTGTAGCTGCAGTACTTGGCTTAGATTTCAAAAAATCAATGCTTTGCGCTGCTATAGGTGGATTAATATCAGCTATTATAATAACATTAATTACTATTAGCGTAGGAAGTTTTGCTTCGCTATTTTCGTAA
- a CDS encoding AAA family ATPase gives MEVNKFVEFREKVLENVGKVIVGKKRKIDRIIVAFICSGHVLLEDVPGLGKTKLARALSQTLNCSFKRIQFTPDLLPSDLTGIYYYNQKTMEFEFKKGPLLSQFVLADEINRATPRTQSALLECMEERQITVEGNTLKLDKPFFVIATENPIEQFGTFPLPEAQLDRFFMKLSMGYPSYSEEIAILDRYKEKDPLEELKPVITLEEIQYLQKDFVYVEVKEEIKRYILDVVNETRRHKDIELGASPRATIALMKGCQAYAAIQGRDYVITEDVKSIAPDVLSHRIILKAGGRTLGDKSHEAIEDILNNINTPLEEI, from the coding sequence ATGGAAGTTAATAAGTTTGTTGAATTTAGAGAAAAGGTTTTAGAAAATGTGGGGAAGGTTATAGTAGGTAAAAAGAGAAAAATAGATAGAATAATAGTTGCGTTTATATGCTCTGGACATGTTCTTTTAGAAGACGTTCCAGGACTTGGGAAAACTAAACTTGCAAGAGCTTTATCTCAAACGTTAAACTGCTCTTTTAAAAGAATTCAATTTACTCCAGACCTTTTGCCTTCAGACCTTACAGGTATATATTATTACAATCAAAAGACCATGGAATTTGAATTTAAAAAAGGACCTTTATTAAGTCAATTTGTATTAGCAGATGAAATTAATAGGGCAACGCCAAGAACGCAATCTGCTTTACTTGAGTGTATGGAAGAAAGGCAAATAACTGTAGAAGGAAATACATTAAAACTGGACAAACCATTTTTCGTTATTGCTACAGAAAATCCTATAGAACAATTTGGAACATTCCCACTGCCAGAAGCTCAATTAGATAGATTTTTCATGAAACTATCTATGGGATATCCATCTTATAGTGAGGAAATTGCTATATTAGATAGGTATAAAGAAAAGGATCCATTAGAAGAATTAAAGCCGGTTATAACTTTAGAGGAAATACAATATCTTCAAAAAGACTTTGTGTATGTTGAAGTTAAAGAGGAGATAAAAAGATATATATTAGATGTAGTAAATGAGACTCGTAGACATAAAGATATTGAACTCGGTGCATCTCCAAGGGCTACAATAGCACTTATGAAAGGCTGCCAAGCTTATGCAGCAATACAAGGTAGGGACTATGTTATAACAGAAGATGTTAAGTCTATTGCTCCAGATGTCTTAAGTCATAGAATTATATTAAAAGCTGGAGGACGAACTTTAGGAGATAAGTCTCATGAAGCCATTGAAGATATATTAAATAATATTAATACACCTTTAGAAGAAATTTAA
- a CDS encoding DUF58 domain-containing protein, translated as MKSYAIFILAVIAFYVFSRYTMSMGFKDIEVTRSLDKVRIFPGEQFNVITKIENKRRWPIAFLNIKEQYPEGFERVQSSPDFKNSNVTYYTSSYSILGHERVKRYYNSSIDKRGVYYLKYLTLSLGDLFGVFNIEEEQEDLLEVIVYPEVVEASQIEFENKSIQGDSVVRRWIFSDPVYVRGLREYVRGDRMKDIHWNSSLRMNKLVVKEYEYTSERQVVFISNVQCAKPYWSAIDGEAIEKAVKIMASLSNFTIEQGIPTGIMTNANMISSSGDFSNELLPGINNFKDILEFCARIDKIPKLDFSEFLREKGNYFNANSIYIILTPYMDDEIISEMIKLKRYGIIMKVIDISEKGSLPELNHIEKIYYGGKG; from the coding sequence ATGAAGAGTTACGCTATATTTATCTTAGCTGTAATAGCTTTTTATGTCTTCTCAAGATACACAATGAGCATGGGATTTAAAGATATAGAGGTAACGAGGAGTTTAGATAAGGTCCGTATCTTTCCAGGGGAGCAGTTTAATGTAATCACAAAGATTGAAAATAAAAGAAGATGGCCTATAGCATTTTTGAATATAAAGGAGCAGTATCCAGAGGGATTTGAAAGAGTTCAGTCATCGCCAGATTTTAAAAATTCAAATGTGACTTATTATACAAGTAGCTACAGTATCTTAGGGCATGAGAGGGTAAAGAGATATTATAATTCTAGTATAGATAAAAGGGGCGTTTATTACCTTAAATATTTAACCTTGTCTTTAGGAGATTTGTTTGGAGTTTTTAATATAGAAGAGGAACAAGAAGATCTTTTAGAGGTAATAGTATATCCCGAAGTTGTGGAGGCAAGTCAAATAGAATTTGAAAATAAAAGCATTCAGGGTGATTCTGTAGTTAGAAGGTGGATATTTTCAGACCCGGTTTACGTAAGAGGTCTTAGGGAGTATGTAAGAGGGGATAGGATGAAGGATATTCACTGGAATTCTAGCCTTAGGATGAATAAGCTTGTAGTAAAGGAATATGAATATACATCGGAAAGACAGGTAGTTTTTATTTCAAATGTTCAGTGTGCCAAGCCTTATTGGAGCGCTATTGATGGAGAAGCTATAGAAAAGGCTGTTAAGATAATGGCATCCCTTTCTAATTTTACTATAGAACAAGGTATTCCAACTGGAATTATGACAAATGCAAATATGATAAGTTCATCTGGGGATTTTAGTAATGAATTATTGCCTGGAATTAATAACTTTAAAGATATATTAGAGTTTTGTGCTAGGATAGACAAGATTCCTAAGCTGGATTTTAGTGAGTTTTTAAGAGAAAAGGGAAATTATTTTAATGCAAACTCAATTTATATAATATTAACACCTTATATGGATGATGAAATTATAAGTGAAATGATTAAGCTTAAGCGATACGGAATTATTATGAAGGTCATAGATATTTCAGAAAAAGGATCTCTTCCAGAATTAAATCATATAGAGAAAATATATTATGGAGGGAAGGGGTAA
- a CDS encoding DUF6514 family protein: MVIVENLCRSELAENGVHIYSYRMTKGNITFSIEGEKIEVQSYGIEIEKQDVLDGVITNIERDGLESISPQRYKIHNLLKVLYDGRVSPYHFIDVIGEYVDSYVEDFKIGFCDVATI, from the coding sequence ATGGTCATTGTTGAAAATTTATGTAGAAGCGAGCTTGCTGAAAACGGAGTGCATATATACTCTTATAGGATGACTAAAGGAAATATTACATTCTCAATTGAAGGTGAGAAAATTGAGGTTCAATCATACGGAATTGAAATTGAAAAGCAAGATGTGTTAGATGGGGTTATAACAAATATTGAAAGGGACGGATTAGAAAGTATAAGTCCGCAAAGGTATAAGATACATAATCTTTTGAAAGTCTTGTATGATGGAAGAGTATCTCCGTACCACTTTATAGATGTTATTGGTGAATACGTAGATAGTTATGTTGAAGACTTTAAAATTGGATTTTGTGATGTAGCTACTATTTAA
- the acpS gene encoding holo-ACP synthase, protein MGIKGIGTDIIEIDRIKKADLRNSKFSLRIFTKKELEYYNKKTYESMAGGFAAKEAVSKAIGTGFRGFNFKDVEVLRDTLGRPYVILTKSAEKILKDKFNLNDKDYTIHISISHNNSMAIAYALIEEI, encoded by the coding sequence ATGGGGATAAAAGGCATTGGTACAGACATAATAGAAATAGATAGGATAAAAAAGGCGGATTTAAGAAACTCGAAATTTTCCCTTAGGATATTTACAAAAAAAGAATTAGAGTATTATAACAAAAAAACATATGAGAGTATGGCTGGCGGGTTTGCAGCTAAAGAGGCTGTAAGTAAAGCCATAGGAACAGGATTTAGAGGTTTCAATTTTAAAGATGTAGAGGTTCTTAGAGACACTTTAGGAAGACCCTATGTAATTTTAACAAAAAGTGCTGAAAAGATTTTAAAAGATAAATTTAATTTAAATGATAAAGATTATACTATCCACATTTCTATATCTCATAATAATAGCATGGCCATAGCCTATGCTTTAATAGAGGAAATTTAG
- a CDS encoding germination lipoprotein GerS-related protein, which produces MKKDIKLMILFLCLICLPVVNVSCKKPAKNVDEVIDYIKSIESYESNVEYTIKNNKKTQVKNYKQYFQKDQGYRLELGDKRAYIYKKDEILVQDIANNAKYSLDKDFDEVYKFTFIGEYIRQLYTNEDIKYFCKNLEGKTYMVVELVITGANYNLKTAFMYINLTTNLPEKIVIFDKGGEDRITAIYKDLKINIDLDEELFKQ; this is translated from the coding sequence TTGAAAAAAGATATTAAGCTTATGATATTATTCCTTTGCCTTATTTGTTTACCAGTTGTAAATGTTTCCTGTAAGAAACCAGCAAAAAATGTGGATGAAGTTATAGATTACATTAAATCTATTGAGAGTTATGAAAGTAACGTGGAATACACTATTAAAAATAACAAAAAAACTCAAGTTAAAAATTATAAGCAGTATTTTCAAAAAGATCAAGGATATAGGCTTGAACTAGGCGATAAAAGAGCTTATATATATAAAAAAGATGAAATACTAGTACAAGATATAGCTAATAATGCAAAATACAGCTTAGATAAAGACTTTGATGAGGTTTATAAGTTTACTTTTATAGGTGAATATATAAGACAACTGTATACCAATGAAGATATAAAATATTTTTGTAAAAATTTAGAAGGTAAAACCTATATGGTTGTAGAATTAGTAATCACGGGGGCTAACTATAATCTAAAGACTGCATTTATGTACATTAATCTCACCACAAATCTTCCAGAAAAGATAGTTATATTTGATAAAGGGGGTGAAGATAGGATAACTGCAATATACAAGGATTTGAAGATAAATATAGATTTAGATGAAGAACTTTTTAAACAGTAA
- a CDS encoding CopG family transcriptional regulator, translating into MSRCKRLMVTLSGILKDDKKNSQFIMRSVILYRDNENNTKGNMESGYLEMASINLEYSELGCECEYNECLEYETWLSESDLSNDNNSSKKRRYLLC; encoded by the coding sequence ATGTCAAGATGTAAGAGATTAATGGTTACCCTCTCAGGTATACTCAAAGATGATAAAAAAAACAGTCAATTTATCATGAGATCCGTAATACTATATAGGGACAATGAAAATAATACAAAAGGAAACATGGAAAGTGGATATCTTGAAATGGCATCCATCAACTTAGAATACTCAGAACTTGGTTGTGAATGCGAATATAACGAGTGTTTAGAATATGAGACATGGCTTTCGGAGAGTGATTTGTCGAATGACAACAATAGTAGTAAAAAGAGGCGATATTTATTATGCTGA
- a CDS encoding type II toxin-antitoxin system PemK/MazF family toxin translates to MTTIVVKRGDIYYADLSPVVGSEQGGIRPVIIIQNDIGNKYSPTVIVGAITSQINKAKLPTHVEISSEEYGLNKDSVVLLEQVRTLDKKRLKEKIGHMTDLDMGKVDKALLTSLGLN, encoded by the coding sequence ATGACAACAATAGTAGTAAAAAGAGGCGATATTTATTATGCTGATCTGAGCCCCGTTGTTGGTTCAGAACAAGGTGGGATCAGACCAGTTATAATTATACAAAATGACATTGGTAATAAATATAGTCCAACTGTCATCGTTGGAGCCATAACCTCTCAGATTAATAAAGCAAAACTTCCAACTCATGTTGAGATATCCTCAGAAGAATACGGATTAAATAAAGATTCCGTAGTTCTATTAGAGCAAGTGAGGACATTAGATAAAAAAAGATTAAAAGAAAAGATTGGTCATATGACTGACCTAGACATGGGGAAGGTTGATAAAGCTTTATTAACAAGTTTGGGGCTAAATTGA
- a CDS encoding YitT family protein, with protein MKKTFKEYALITIGVFMVAFAAQYITIPNEIAGGGVTGLSVVTHHYFPNISIELFSYIFNFFLFIVGFIFIGKEFGVKTIYAAFSLSTSLWLIKIFLHPVAITNDLILVVILSAAITGTGLAIVFSQSASTGGTDIIAKIFNKYFHLDLGKGMFVADLMVTIASGLTFGWEKGMYALVFVFLNGTIIDKVIQGFNVTKQVLIVSEKRDIISKYIIEDLKRGCTTFDGKGAYSKNHVYMLYSIMGRKEFIKLKVYMKEIDPKAFITVNEVYEVLGQGFNDI; from the coding sequence ATGAAAAAGACGTTTAAAGAATATGCCCTAATAACAATTGGAGTATTTATGGTGGCTTTTGCAGCCCAGTATATTACAATTCCAAATGAAATTGCTGGCGGAGGTGTTACAGGACTTTCCGTGGTTACGCATCATTACTTTCCGAATATATCTATAGAATTATTTTCCTATATATTCAATTTCTTTTTGTTTATAGTAGGATTCATATTTATAGGTAAAGAATTCGGTGTTAAAACTATTTATGCCGCATTTTCACTATCTACATCACTTTGGTTAATAAAGATATTTTTACATCCAGTAGCTATTACTAATGATTTGATTTTAGTTGTAATATTAAGTGCAGCTATAACAGGAACGGGGCTTGCCATAGTATTTAGTCAAAGTGCATCTACAGGTGGTACAGATATAATAGCTAAGATATTTAATAAGTATTTCCACCTAGACCTTGGAAAGGGTATGTTTGTGGCGGATTTAATGGTAACAATTGCTTCAGGATTAACTTTTGGATGGGAAAAGGGTATGTATGCACTGGTATTTGTGTTCTTAAACGGAACTATAATAGATAAGGTGATACAAGGATTTAATGTAACAAAACAAGTTTTAATAGTAAGTGAGAAAAGAGATATAATATCAAAGTATATAATTGAAGACTTAAAAAGAGGCTGTACCACTTTTGATGGTAAGGGTGCTTATAGTAAAAATCATGTTTATATGCTATACAGTATAATGGGAAGAAAAGAATTCATAAAACTTAAGGTTTATATGAAGGAAATAGATCCAAAAGCATTTATAACAGTCAATGAAGTTTATGAAGTATTAGGTCAAGGTTTTAATGATATATAA
- the ftsE gene encoding cell division ATP-binding protein FtsE, producing the protein MIEFKNVSKTYSNNVKALINVDICIDKGEFVFLVGPSGSGKSTFIKMLIKEIEPTKGSIIINGMNLSEVKRKEVPNYRRQIGMVFQDFRLIQNLNVYENVAFAMRVVEASEKEIRRRVPTVLALVGLSDKYKMFPTELSGGEQQRVSLARAMVNNPSVLIADEPTGNLDPETAMEIMNILEDINKSGTTILMATHAKEIVNNMKKRVIAIEKGSIARDEKKGGYENENKHH; encoded by the coding sequence ATGATTGAGTTTAAGAATGTAAGTAAAACATACAGTAATAATGTTAAGGCATTAATAAATGTGGATATTTGTATAGATAAAGGTGAATTTGTATTTTTAGTTGGACCAAGTGGATCAGGTAAATCGACTTTTATAAAGATGCTTATAAAAGAGATTGAACCTACAAAAGGTTCGATAATAATAAATGGAATGAATTTGTCTGAAGTAAAGAGAAAAGAGGTACCTAATTATAGAAGGCAAATAGGTATGGTTTTCCAAGACTTTAGATTAATCCAAAATCTTAATGTATATGAAAATGTAGCTTTTGCTATGAGGGTTGTAGAAGCTTCAGAAAAGGAAATAAGGAGAAGAGTACCTACAGTTTTAGCTTTAGTTGGATTATCAGATAAATATAAGATGTTCCCAACTGAACTTTCGGGAGGAGAACAACAAAGGGTATCTCTTGCAAGAGCAATGGTTAATAACCCTTCAGTACTGATTGCTGATGAACCTACAGGTAATTTAGATCCAGAGACAGCTATGGAAATAATGAATATATTAGAAGATATAAATAAGAGTGGAACTACAATTTTGATGGCAACTCATGCTAAAGAAATAGTTAATAACATGAAAAAGAGAGTAATTGCCATAGAAAAAGGCAGCATTGCAAGAGACGAAAAGAAGGGTGGATACGAAAATGAAAATAAACACCATTAA
- the ftsX gene encoding permease-like cell division protein FtsX, producing MKINTIKGFFIDAFKSIKRNKTISLASIITVSATLFIFGIFIMLALNVKGFVGEVESKVEIKVFLKDGISISDQKAIEDKLRVTEGVKEVRYESKSDALQKFKEQLKGNASLLSGYDAAKNPMPSSFIVRLTAPEAADKIGEEVVNMAGVDEIGNDEELIKKIITISNSLKWVGIILFIMLVGVSLFLIGNTIKLTVFSRRKEVGIMKFVGATDWFIRWPFIIEGMIMGILGAILANVVLYYVYRFGFIKITEDLLTAQLISPQYVLNPLFAAFVLAGILIGGIGSTLSLRKFLDV from the coding sequence ATGAAAATAAACACCATTAAAGGTTTTTTTATAGATGCTTTTAAGAGCATAAAAAGAAATAAGACTATAAGTTTAGCATCAATTATAACAGTATCTGCTACACTCTTTATATTTGGTATATTTATAATGCTTGCTTTAAATGTAAAGGGATTTGTAGGTGAGGTTGAGTCTAAGGTAGAAATAAAGGTATTCTTAAAAGATGGTATAAGTATTTCTGACCAAAAGGCTATAGAGGACAAACTTAGGGTTACAGAAGGCGTGAAGGAAGTAAGGTATGAAAGTAAAAGTGATGCTCTTCAAAAATTCAAAGAACAATTAAAAGGTAATGCAAGTTTATTGAGTGGATATGATGCAGCTAAAAATCCTATGCCAAGCTCCTTTATTGTGAGACTTACGGCGCCAGAAGCAGCGGACAAGATAGGTGAGGAAGTAGTAAATATGGCTGGTGTGGATGAAATAGGAAATGATGAGGAGCTTATAAAGAAAATAATAACTATATCTAATAGTTTAAAGTGGGTAGGTATAATATTATTTATAATGCTTGTTGGGGTATCCTTATTCTTAATAGGAAATACCATTAAGCTTACAGTTTTCTCAAGAAGAAAAGAAGTTGGTATAATGAAATTTGTAGGGGCTACAGATTGGTTTATAAGATGGCCATTTATTATAGAAGGAATGATCATGGGTATATTAGGCGCCATATTAGCTAATGTTGTACTATACTATGTATATAGATTTGGTTTCATAAAGATAACGGAAGATCTTTTAACAGCACAATTAATTTCTCCACAGTACGTTTTAAATCCGCTATTTGCTGCATTTGTTTTAGCAGGTATTCTAATAGGTGGTATTGGAAGTACATTATCTTTAAGAAAGTTCTTAGACGTTTAA